A single Pseudanabaenaceae cyanobacterium SKYG29 DNA region contains:
- a CDS encoding DUF1565 domain-containing protein yields the protein MRCLYPIGLALALPSFATTLVVHPQRGNDLTGNGTLQRPFRTVSHALALATSGTTIVLQPGIYNTASGERFPWVVRPGIILRGNEAQQGQGVVVIGGGTFRSVFLPQPNATIIIQDRTELRGLTISNPQLRGYGIWQEEGNSIIANNTIINSRQDGILLTGNTTSTVSNNRLSGNNASNITIEGAAQPLVQQNSLERSRFGISIRQQAVPQLVANTIAENDTGIIIQGSARPLLRQNNIYNNRQAGIITLNDSSPDLGNRQNPGQNIFRSNGRAIHNNSSHTVIAWGNQFDRAAFFGAVSWDNSDRLPSLTSPLSPPAPFGENREPPTKFEPIPNSVVVRIAGSPTRPVAVNSAIDPNLPPVTALPPADGRIVADLTPVVPKSPTVPLRFRVVVPVNSEAEKIAVRQMLPGAFPLNRSGQLVVQVGAFNRLELAQEQVRQLANQGITAILEPISP from the coding sequence ATGCGCTGCCTCTACCCGATCGGTTTAGCCTTAGCTCTGCCCAGTTTTGCTACTACCTTGGTTGTCCATCCCCAAAGGGGGAACGATTTAACTGGCAATGGTACCCTGCAAAGACCTTTTCGTACCGTCAGTCACGCCCTCGCCTTAGCAACCAGTGGCACAACGATCGTTTTACAACCAGGTATCTACAACACTGCTTCCGGCGAGAGATTTCCCTGGGTAGTTAGACCGGGGATTATCCTACGGGGCAATGAAGCCCAGCAGGGGCAAGGGGTAGTGGTCATAGGGGGCGGCACTTTCCGATCGGTTTTTCTCCCCCAACCCAATGCCACCATCATTATCCAAGACCGCACAGAACTGCGGGGTCTGACTATCAGTAATCCCCAGCTCAGGGGCTATGGCATCTGGCAGGAAGAGGGAAATAGCATTATCGCCAACAACACGATCATCAATAGTCGGCAAGACGGCATTCTACTCACAGGCAATACTACCTCCACCGTTAGTAACAACCGTCTTAGTGGCAATAACGCCAGTAACATCACGATCGAAGGAGCAGCCCAACCCTTGGTGCAACAAAATTCCCTAGAGAGGTCGCGCTTTGGCATCAGTATTAGACAACAGGCAGTCCCCCAACTAGTAGCAAACACGATCGCTGAGAATGATACAGGAATCATCATTCAGGGTAGTGCCCGCCCCCTCCTACGGCAAAACAATATCTACAACAATCGCCAGGCAGGTATCATTACCCTTAACGATAGCAGCCCTGACCTCGGTAACCGCCAAAACCCTGGACAAAATATCTTTCGCAGTAATGGCAGGGCTATCCACAATAATTCCAGCCACACCGTTATCGCATGGGGTAATCAGTTCGATCGAGCCGCTTTCTTTGGTGCGGTGTCCTGGGACAACTCAGACCGCCTACCTTCTCTGACTAGCCCCCTGTCCCCCCCAGCCCCGTTCGGTGAGAATCGCGAACCACCAACCAAATTTGAACCTATACCCAACAGTGTGGTAGTCAGGATAGCTGGTAGTCCCACCCGTCCTGTGGCTGTCAACTCTGCCATTGACCCTAACTTGCCCCCTGTGACCGCCCTACCACCTGCCGATGGCAGAATTGTTGCCGACCTCACCCCTGTTGTACCCAAGTCCCCTACAGTCCCGCTGCGGTTTCGCGTAGTTGTGCCCGTTAATTCGGAAGCGGAAAAAATAGCCGTACGGCAAATGTTGCCTGGAGCCTTTCCCCTAAACCGATCGGGACAACTGGTTGTGCAGGTGGGAGCATTCAACCGCCTAGAGCTAGCCCAAGAGCAGGTGCGACAACTGGCTAATCAAGGCATCACTGCCATATTAGAACCGATTAGTCCCTAG
- a CDS encoding AAA family ATPase, which yields MINRQVLQTVDLMLRARHPLLYIVAGEEEPIEALLDVVTQQSSPPRSLKYWDMARGWQDNGSAKGNITDALDRIAQSYSKENCVFVLKDVYPFLEPPVTATNLGIIRELRHLARALWRSRSTIVLLSHTLVLPDELKEQTHVIYYPLPLAEEIDYLIRQTVAPDKLKLRGLGWEQLIKACQGLSLTRIQRVLARCLAAKQHIDEADIDEILAEKQAAIRQTEFLEFYSSKESLKNVGGLANLKQWVRTRRDAFTEEARSYGIPHPKGLLLVGIQGTGKSLSAKTIAYEWRLPLLRLDVGRLFGSYVGESEERTRRMIQLAEAVAPCVLWIDEIDKGFGGVTTGIDGDSGTSRRVLGTLLTWMQEKQSPVFIVATANNVSALPAELLRRGRFDEIFFLSLPTATEREEIFRVHIQRLRPSRLREFDLSLLAQRTANFSGAEIEQVILDAMHIAFSRGTPGQRQDFTTADIVKAIEETVPLARIAAEQITMLKGWVAQTGARLASNDPVLEEELRRYRLEQIGYY from the coding sequence ATGATTAACCGTCAGGTACTGCAAACAGTCGACCTGATGCTGCGGGCACGACATCCCCTTCTCTATATCGTCGCAGGGGAAGAGGAACCGATCGAAGCCCTCCTGGATGTAGTCACGCAACAGAGCAGTCCCCCCCGTTCTCTCAAATACTGGGATATGGCGCGGGGGTGGCAGGACAACGGTAGCGCCAAGGGGAATATAACTGATGCCCTAGACAGAATTGCTCAATCCTACAGCAAAGAAAATTGTGTCTTTGTCTTGAAAGATGTCTACCCCTTTTTGGAACCCCCTGTCACAGCTACTAATTTAGGGATTATCAGGGAATTACGTCACTTGGCGCGGGCACTGTGGCGCTCCCGTTCTACAATTGTTTTACTCAGCCATACCCTGGTTCTACCAGACGAACTAAAGGAACAAACCCACGTCATTTATTATCCGCTGCCTTTAGCTGAGGAGATCGACTATCTCATTCGCCAAACAGTCGCCCCCGACAAATTGAAACTGCGGGGTTTAGGCTGGGAACAGCTGATCAAAGCCTGTCAGGGATTGAGTCTTACTCGTATTCAGCGCGTGTTAGCCCGTTGTTTAGCGGCAAAGCAGCACATTGATGAAGCAGATATTGATGAGATATTGGCAGAAAAACAAGCTGCCATTCGCCAAACGGAATTTTTAGAGTTTTACAGTAGCAAGGAGTCCCTCAAAAATGTAGGGGGTTTAGCTAACCTTAAACAATGGGTACGCACACGCCGCGATGCCTTTACGGAAGAAGCTCGCAGTTATGGTATTCCTCACCCCAAGGGGCTCTTGTTAGTGGGGATTCAAGGTACGGGCAAATCTCTGTCAGCAAAAACGATCGCCTATGAATGGCGTTTACCCCTTTTACGTTTGGATGTCGGTCGGCTATTTGGCAGTTATGTCGGAGAAAGTGAAGAACGCACAAGACGAATGATACAACTAGCGGAGGCGGTTGCTCCCTGTGTGTTGTGGATTGATGAGATTGACAAAGGGTTTGGTGGTGTGACAACTGGAATTGACGGAGACAGTGGTACGAGTAGAAGGGTGCTTGGCACATTGTTGACTTGGATGCAAGAAAAACAGAGTCCTGTCTTTATTGTTGCCACTGCTAATAATGTCAGTGCCTTACCAGCGGAACTACTGCGCAGAGGACGCTTTGATGAGATTTTCTTTTTAAGCCTGCCCACGGCAACGGAAAGAGAAGAGATATTTCGTGTGCATATACAGCGTCTCCGTCCCAGTCGTCTGCGAGAATTTGATCTGTCTCTCTTAGCTCAAAGGACAGCTAACTTCAGCGGGGCAGAGATTGAACAAGTCATTCTCGATGCTATGCACATCGCTTTCAGTAGGGGCACACCTGGTCAACGCCAAGATTTCACCACGGCAGATATAGTCAAGGCGATCGAGGAAACTGTCCCCCTGGCTCGCATTGCTGCTGAACAAATTACTATGCTAAAGGGCTGGGTAGCGCAAACAGGTGCCCGGCTAGCATCCAACGACCCTGTATTAGAGGAAGAACTTAGACGCTATCGCCTAGAACAAATTGGCTACTACTGA
- a CDS encoding thiamine phosphate synthase — protein sequence MSHSLAQAQVYRILDANLDRAREGVRVIEEWCRLGLESQDLANQCKAIRQELGRWHTDTIRSARDTAHDPGTGLSHERELTRTNLQGILTANFARVQEALRVLEEYSKLCDGEMATAMKNLRYQVYMLQSALPMAHNRHRLQENYLYLVTMPHPRLPEIVEQCLAGGVRMVQLRDKEGTDRDKYHLAQTLCQLCRKYDALFLVNDRVDLALAVGADGVHLGQLDLPVGVARQILGQEAIIGLSTTKPEELAIALAEQADYVGVGPVFATPTKPGKPAIKDTYLPYAVQNCPIPWFAIGGIDGENLAEVIQGGAQRVAVVRALITASDPKATAEAMLAQLRPQLERL from the coding sequence ATGAGCCATAGTTTAGCGCAAGCCCAAGTTTATCGCATTCTGGATGCCAATCTCGATCGTGCCCGCGAGGGTGTGAGAGTGATTGAGGAATGGTGCCGCTTGGGGTTAGAAAGCCAGGATTTAGCCAATCAGTGTAAAGCAATACGGCAGGAATTAGGACGCTGGCACACTGATACAATCCGATCGGCTAGGGACACAGCACATGACCCTGGTACAGGTTTGAGCCATGAACGGGAATTGACGAGGACTAATTTACAGGGAATACTAACTGCCAATTTTGCCAGAGTCCAGGAGGCACTGCGGGTACTAGAGGAATACAGCAAACTTTGCGATGGAGAGATGGCAACTGCTATGAAAAATCTGCGCTACCAAGTTTACATGCTCCAATCTGCCCTACCTATGGCGCACAATCGCCATCGCCTGCAGGAAAATTATCTTTACCTGGTGACTATGCCCCATCCCCGTTTGCCAGAAATTGTCGAGCAATGCTTGGCAGGAGGGGTAAGAATGGTGCAATTGCGGGACAAAGAGGGTACCGATCGGGATAAATATCATCTTGCCCAAACTCTCTGTCAACTATGCCGCAAATATGACGCTCTATTTCTAGTCAACGATCGGGTCGATCTTGCCCTGGCTGTGGGTGCGGATGGAGTACACCTAGGTCAGCTGGATTTACCTGTAGGGGTAGCGCGGCAGATTTTAGGTCAAGAGGCGATCATCGGACTTTCCACCACCAAGCCAGAGGAGTTAGCGATCGCTTTGGCGGAACAAGCCGACTACGTGGGAGTAGGTCCCGTGTTTGCCACACCCACCAAGCCAGGTAAACCGGCTATCAAGGATACTTACCTACCCTATGCAGTGCAGAACTGCCCAATCCCTTGGTTTGCCATTGGTGGGATCGATGGGGAAAACTTGGCAGAGGTCATCCAAGGAGGGGCACAAAGGGTAGCAGTGGTAAGGGCATTGATTACTGCTTCTGACCCCAAAGCCACTGCTGAAGCGATGTTAGCCCAACTAAGACCCCAACTTGAACGCCTCTAG
- a CDS encoding DUF565 domain-containing protein — protein sequence MQNTRLNGIPNLVTGQIELWLQNPWRRLLTHTIGFLVGFLLGIVIATYTGQGAVWDFPAAAVVIGVVEVINWYFYRPGSRSRLGSLVHTTKVGLTYNMILEAFKLGS from the coding sequence ATGCAGAATACCAGACTTAACGGAATCCCTAATCTTGTCACTGGTCAGATAGAGCTGTGGTTACAAAACCCTTGGCGGCGATTACTGACGCACACGATCGGGTTTCTGGTGGGTTTTTTGTTGGGGATTGTGATTGCCACCTACACAGGACAGGGAGCAGTGTGGGATTTTCCCGCGGCGGCAGTGGTGATTGGGGTAGTTGAAGTAATAAATTGGTATTTTTACCGCCCAGGGTCAAGGAGTAGGTTAGGTAGTCTTGTCCATACAACTAAAGTGGGTCTAACCTACAATATGATCCTAGAGGCGTTCAAGTTGGGGTCTTAG